Proteins encoded in a region of the Ziziphus jujuba cultivar Dongzao chromosome 3, ASM3175591v1 genome:
- the LOC125423272 gene encoding probable aspartic proteinase GIP2, with product MGCCSHFNFLFLCFLLIFSNIISTSIAKKSSSSSHPHVKTLVLPVTKVHSNFGPDQYVTEIKKKTPLLPIKVSIDISLDKPFLYCERSYVRYTYKPINCSSPLCSFANYPLNPCYSDNTCASYTYNNIGDRYASGQLIQDIVTVKSIDGRSVSVPNFIFVCSIETFSLGGLASGVKGKFAICLSPFESSNGSIFIGNGPYVLQPGNIDVSKFLTYTTFITNYYYREFYLLLKAIKVDGKLVPSDTWKYKLTFNYDKSDINGGTKIGTVYPYTVMDSVILSSVVDEFVKALGKNIPRVANVTPFDVCFNSTGIARTHLGPAVPTIELVFNNNAVWKIYGANSMVEVSKDVMCLAFVSKKGGFWSRATVEIGGYQLEDNLVQFDLDNHRVGFSSSLLSKRTSCSNFKYTNHA from the exons ATGGGTTGCTGTAGCCACTTCAATTTCCTAtttctctgttttcttcttATCTTCTCCAACATTATATCTACCTCTATAGCCAagaaatcttcttcttcttcccatccACATGTCAAAACCCTGGTTCTTCCTGTAACCAAGGTCCATTCCAATTTCGGACCAGACCAATACGTTACCGAGATAAAAAAGAAGACTCCTCTTCTCCCCATTAAAGTCTCAATAGATATTAGCCTTGACAAGCCTTTTCTATATTGTGAACGATCCTATGTCCGTTACACCTATAAGCCTATAAACTGCAGCTCTCCTCTTTGCTCTTTTGCCAACTACCCTCTCAACCCTTGTTACAGCGATAACACTTGCGCTTCCTACACCTATAATAATATTGGCGATAGATATGCCAGTGGTCAGTTAATCCAAGACATCGTCACCGTCAAATCCATCGATGGCCGCTCTGTTTCTGTGCCTAACTTCATCTTCGTTTGCTCCATCGAAACCTTCTCGTTGGGTGGCCTTGCTAGTGGTGTCAAAGGT AAGTTTGCCATTTGCTTGAGCCCCTTTGAAAGTTCTAATGGCTCCATCTTCATTGGGAATGGACCTTATGTTTTGCAACCTGGAAACATTGATGTTTCCAAGTTTCTCACCTATACAACTTTCATCACCAACTACTATTATAGGGAATTCTACCTCTTATTGAAGGCTATCAAGGTCGATGGCAAACTTGTTCCATCTGATACATGGAAATACAAGCTAACCTTCAACTACGATAAGAGTGACATTAATGGTGGAACAAAGATTGGTACTGTCTATCCCTACACAGTCATGGACAGTGTGATACTTTCTTCTGTGGTTGATGAATTTGTGAAAGCATTGGGGAAGAACATCCCGAGAGTAGCAAATGTGACTCCATTCGATGTTTGCTTTAACTCGACCGGCATTGCGAGGACACACCTTGGCCCGGCTGTGCCTACCATTGAACTTGTGTTTAACAACAATGCGGTTTGGAAGATATATGGAGCTAACTCCATGGTGGAGGTTTCCAAGGATGTCATGTGTCTTGCTTTTGTAAGCAAAAAGGGTGGTTTCTGGTCAAGAGCTACCGTTGAGATTGGAGGTTATCAATTAGAAGACAATCTTGTTCAGTTTGATCTAGATAACCACAGGGTTGGATTCAGCTCTTCTCTGCTCTCCAAACGGACTTCTTGCTCCAACTTCAAGTATACAAATCATGCTTAA